Sequence from the Corallococcus soli genome:
TCAGCCACGCCAGCAGGGCCTGGGCACTGTCCACGTGGACGAAGTGGCCCGCGTCCGGCAGGAGGGCCACGGGGCAGCCCGCGGCCTCCAGGCGCTGGGCGGAGGCGTCCGGCACGTACCGGCTGCGCCCGCCCCGGATGCAGCGCAGGGGCGGGTGGACGGGGCGCTCCACGGCGGGCCAGAGGTCCTCGCCGTTGACGCGCTGGTGCAGGCGCAGGAGGGCCTCGCGGTCGAACCGCCAGCGCACGCCGTCGCCGTCGGGCACCAGGTTCATGAGGAGCCAGTCGGACAGGCCTTCGGACAGGCCGCGTCCGGTGAGGTCCTCGCGCAGGGCCCGGCGGTTGTCGGCGCGGGGCGGGGCCTTCAGGAGGATGTCCAGGACGAAGCCGCTCTCCGACAGGTCCAGGGGCACCGGCCCGGGGGCGATGTCCAGCAGGGTGACGCTGCCCACGCGTTCGGGGGCGTGGAGGCTGGCGGCCAGGGACACGCGGCCGCCCAGCGAGTGGCCCACCCAGTCGATGGCGCCGGTGATGCCCTGGGCGTCCAGCGTGTCCACGACGTCGCGGGCCAGCGTGGACAGGTCCGCGTTGGCGGGCAGGGCCGGGGAGGTGCCGTGGCCGGTGAGGTCGGGCAGGAGGATGCGGCGGCGCGGGTCGGCCTGGGTCCACGCGACCGCGAGCGAGCGCAGGTTGCGACCGCTGCCGAGGAAGCCATGCAACAGCACCGTGGGTACGTCTCCGGCGCCAACCTGAAAGCTTTCGAGCACCACGCCACCACCACCTTGTCCGTGTGCCTTGACCCGGGGCACGTCGTGCCGCTTCATACCGCGAACACTCCTTCCGTCGAGGTGAACCCGGTGCCTTCCGTCTTCTCCTTCCTGTGGCTGACGCTCGCCGCCAACCCCGCGGCGCCCGTGCCCGCGGCCCCCGCCGACCCGAAGGTGGCGGTGGCCACGGTGCTGGACGACTGGCACCGCGCGGCGGCGGCGGCCAACGAGGCGCGCTACTTCGCGCTGTTCACGCCGGACGCGGTCTTCATGGGCACGGACGGGACGGAGCGCTGGACGGTGGACCAGTTCCGTGCCTGGTCGAAGCCGTACTTCTCCAAGGGCAAGGCCTGGAGCTTCAAGTCGCTGTCGCGCAACGTCTTCCTGGCGAAGGACGGCCAGACGGCCTGGTTCGACGAAGCGCTGGACACGCCCAACCTGGGCCCGGCGCGCGGCAGCGGCGTGCTGGTGAAGGAGCCCGCCGGGTGGCGCATCGCCCAGTACAACCTCTCCGTCCCCATTCCCAACGACCTGATGGGCGAGGTGACGAACCGCGTGGCCACGTACACCAAGGCCAAGGCCGCGCAGGGCACCACCCCGGGCGCCACCCCGGCGACGCCCGCGCCGAAGGCAGCGCCCGCGCCCAAGACGACGCCCGCGCCGAAGCCGTGAGGCCTCGGCCAGGGGCAGCGCCGCGTCCATGACGGACGTTGCTAGCGGGGCATCATCCAGCCCGAGGGCTCCGCGGCCTCCATCGTGTTGAGCCTGGAGAGCGGTATCTCCTGCACACCGCTGGTCTTGGAGTTGAAGCCGGTGCTGGTCAGCATGATGGGGTCGCCATCCTCGGTGTCGCGCCCCGTGTAGATGGCGACGTGGCCGTCACCCCCGTTGTTGCCCGTGGCCGGCCAGAAGACGACCGCGCCCTCCGGCATGTTCGCCGTGCTCGCGTACAGGCGGCCCTGCCGCTGTGCCTCGTAGAGGGCCGTCGCGGCGCTCGGCTGGTCCAGGATGGGGTCTCCCTGTCCGGCGTTGACGGCGGTCTGCGCCACGAACTTCAGGCACTTCCAGTCGTAGTGCGTCGGATCCGCCGAGTCCGCGCCGTAGGCCGTCTCCATCTCCTCTCCGGCGGCCACCATGGCGGGGGCGGGGGCGAGGTCCGGCGAGCCGGCCGGAGCCTCGGCCAGCGGGGGCGGAGGCGGTCCGGGGATGGAGAGCTTCTGATTCGGGTGGATGAATTGATTGTTCTGGCGCAGCAGCCCGTCCGCCGCCTGCGGGTTTTCGTCGAGCAGGGCCTGCTTGCTCACGCCCAGCTTCTGCGCGATGAGATCAAGGTTGTCCCCGTCCACGATGGTGTACTGCGCCGAGGGCGCGGCGGTGTCGGGGGCGACGACGGCCGGGGCCGCGGTCGCTTCCGTCGTCGTCTGCGGCACCACCGGCGTGGCGACCGTGGCGGAGGGAATCGGGGCCGGGGCCGCCTGCGAAGGGGTGGTGCCCGACGGGACGGTGAGCGTGTCCCCGATGCTCAGGAAGCCTCCGGAGCCGCCCCCCAGCCCTCCCGCCTGCGGGTTGGCATTGCGCAGGGCCTCCAGGCTCACGCCCAGCTTGTGCGCGATGCCGTAGCCCGTGTCGCCATCCTTCACGGTGTAGGTCGTGGGCTTGGGAGACACGTCGACGGCGGGCATGACGGTGACGACGGGCGGCTCACCGGTCAGGTTCACGCCCTGCTTGCGGACCGGCTGGGACACGAAGGTGTCCGTGGCGGCGGCCAGCCTGGGCGCGGCGGGCGTCGTCGTGTTGGCGACCGGCGGCGGCACCGTGGCCGCCACGGGCTTGAAGGTGGTGCGAGACGCGTTGGCGCCAAAGTTCGGCTGGATGGTGCTCCCCATGTGACTTCCCCCTCGGGTGCTGCGCTTTGTTTCGATGCAGGGGCATTGTCCGGGAGCACCGGGGCGCGGTGGAGTTAAGCCGGATTAAATCATTTGAGATGCGGCTCCACGGTACGGCGCCGGCAGTCCTCCCGGCCCCGTGCGCGGAAGAACCGCTCAGACCGCCGTCCAACCCCCGTCGATGTCGATGACCTGCCCCGTGGCGTAGGCGCACGTCGCGAGGAAGTAGGCCGCATCCGCCATGTCCCGGACGGTGCCCGGCCGCTTGAGCGGGATGTTGCTCACGAGGGCGTCCATGAACGCGCCCAACTGCTCGGGTGGAACGCCCCAGTCGATGGCCGTATCCCGGGTCAACCCCGGCGACAGCACGTTGACGCGGATGCCCTTGGGCGCGAGCTCGACCGCGAGCGAGCGGCCCATGGCGTTGACCGCGCCGCACAGGCCCGCGCCCCCCGAGTAGTTCACCAGGGCCGCGTGTCCGGCGATGCCAGAACACAGGATGATGGCGCTGCCCGCCGCCATCTTCGGCACCGCGTAATGGCAGGCGGAGAGCTGGCCGAAGAACCGGTCGTTGAAGAGGTTTCGCCACGCCTGGGACGGCACGGCCTCCACCGCGCCGAACACGGCGCCGCCGGCGCACGTCACCAGCAGGTCCACGCGCGGCACGGAGTCGATGAGCCGCTTCACCTGCGCGTCGTCACCCACGTCCGTGGCCACACCCCGGACGCCATGCCCCAGCTGCTCCACCGCGGCGTCCAGGCGTTGCTGGCGGCGGCCGGCGATGACCACCTCCGCGCCCTCGTGGGCGAAGCGCTCCGCGATGGCCAGACCGATTCCAGTGCCACCGCCCGTGATGACCGCGATCTTCCCGTCCAATGCACCCACGGCTACCTCCTGGTGAAGGAAACCCTGGCAGCAAAGCACGGCGCTCCCACCCGGCCGCAATCCCAGGCGCCGTGCGGCATGGGGTGTGCAGTCGCGCTCTGGCGCAGTCGTTCCACCATCCCCCGGAGACACCCATGACCTTTCAATGGAAGAAGAA
This genomic interval carries:
- a CDS encoding LysM peptidoglycan-binding domain-containing protein, translating into MGSTIQPNFGANASRTTFKPVAATVPPPVANTTTPAAPRLAAATDTFVSQPVRKQGVNLTGEPPVVTVMPAVDVSPKPTTYTVKDGDTGYGIAHKLGVSLEALRNANPQAGGLGGGSGGFLSIGDTLTVPSGTTPSQAAPAPIPSATVATPVVPQTTTEATAAPAVVAPDTAAPSAQYTIVDGDNLDLIAQKLGVSKQALLDENPQAADGLLRQNNQFIHPNQKLSIPGPPPPPLAEAPAGSPDLAPAPAMVAAGEEMETAYGADSADPTHYDWKCLKFVAQTAVNAGQGDPILDQPSAATALYEAQRQGRLYASTANMPEGAVVFWPATGNNGGDGHVAIYTGRDTEDGDPIMLTSTGFNSKTSGVQEIPLSRLNTMEAAEPSGWMMPR
- a CDS encoding SDR family NAD(P)-dependent oxidoreductase, with amino-acid sequence MGALDGKIAVITGGGTGIGLAIAERFAHEGAEVVIAGRRQQRLDAAVEQLGHGVRGVATDVGDDAQVKRLIDSVPRVDLLVTCAGGAVFGAVEAVPSQAWRNLFNDRFFGQLSACHYAVPKMAAGSAIILCSGIAGHAALVNYSGGAGLCGAVNAMGRSLAVELAPKGIRVNVLSPGLTRDTAIDWGVPPEQLGAFMDALVSNIPLKRPGTVRDMADAAYFLATCAYATGQVIDIDGGWTAV
- a CDS encoding alpha/beta fold hydrolase → MVLESFQVGAGDVPTVLLHGFLGSGRNLRSLAVAWTQADPRRRILLPDLTGHGTSPALPANADLSTLARDVVDTLDAQGITGAIDWVGHSLGGRVSLAASLHAPERVGSVTLLDIAPGPVPLDLSESGFVLDILLKAPPRADNRRALREDLTGRGLSEGLSDWLLMNLVPDGDGVRWRFDREALLRLHQRVNGEDLWPAVERPVHPPLRCIRGGRSRYVPDASAQRLEAAGCPVALLPDAGHFVHVDSAQALLAWLMA
- a CDS encoding nuclear transport factor 2 family protein, which gives rise to MQQHRGYVSGANLKAFEHHATTTLSVCLDPGHVVPLHTANTPSVEVNPVPSVFSFLWLTLAANPAAPVPAAPADPKVAVATVLDDWHRAAAAANEARYFALFTPDAVFMGTDGTERWTVDQFRAWSKPYFSKGKAWSFKSLSRNVFLAKDGQTAWFDEALDTPNLGPARGSGVLVKEPAGWRIAQYNLSVPIPNDLMGEVTNRVATYTKAKAAQGTTPGATPATPAPKAAPAPKTTPAPKP